A section of the Candidatus Cloacimonadota bacterium genome encodes:
- a CDS encoding thiamine ABC transporter substrate-binding protein: MRRSLQLFPVLIAITLALMLACGACKAKPEPVAEKPAPTSSLTIFALQHIRSSGFEAVVLKDFADKNNTALKVVVFPDLVSLLDSLSVSDSLANADIVLGLDSAFALSDSILKPFAPLPEISLIEVSLDIPRDPGQRLIPYATANLSFICDTRKYPDPPKSFGELQDARYYNQMGLCDPSTSGLGRSSLLWTVALFGERGYDQLWNSFRKNVRHLYRDHGEALNALRRGDCGLIIGYNSVPAWISEFHPSESHIQAVIPQEGSFRHTECAALCAGAPNHTTALLFLRHLISAEAQQFVMFKLAMLPVNGRTPLPRGFSRLPWSVYSVNSRLDRYEANQNLPLWLESWNRLIKTLPGL, from the coding sequence GTGAGGCGGTCCCTCCAGCTTTTTCCGGTCTTAATTGCCATCACCCTTGCATTGATGCTGGCTTGCGGAGCCTGCAAAGCCAAACCGGAACCGGTTGCGGAAAAGCCAGCTCCGACCAGTTCCCTGACTATCTTTGCCCTCCAGCACATCCGCTCCTCCGGCTTCGAGGCAGTTGTCCTAAAGGATTTCGCGGACAAAAACAACACCGCCCTGAAGGTGGTCGTTTTCCCGGACCTGGTCTCGCTGCTGGATTCCCTCAGCGTTTCGGACAGCCTTGCCAATGCCGACATCGTGCTGGGGCTGGACAGCGCTTTCGCCCTCTCCGACTCGATCCTGAAACCATTTGCTCCCCTGCCCGAGATTTCGCTCATTGAGGTCAGCCTCGATATCCCCCGCGACCCCGGCCAGCGCCTCATCCCCTATGCCACGGCCAATCTCAGCTTCATCTGCGACACCCGCAAATATCCAGACCCGCCCAAGTCGTTCGGAGAGCTTCAGGATGCCCGCTACTACAACCAAATGGGACTCTGCGACCCCTCCACTTCGGGGCTGGGGAGGTCTTCTTTGCTCTGGACCGTGGCCCTGTTTGGGGAACGCGGTTATGATCAGCTCTGGAACAGCTTCCGCAAAAACGTCCGCCACCTCTACCGGGATCACGGCGAAGCTCTGAACGCGCTGCGGAGGGGAGATTGCGGCCTGATAATCGGCTACAACTCAGTTCCCGCCTGGATAAGTGAGTTCCATCCCTCCGAAAGCCACATCCAGGCAGTGATTCCCCAAGAGGGGTCTTTCCGCCACACTGAATGCGCTGCCCTCTGCGCGGGCGCCCCCAACCACACAACAGCCCTGCTTTTCCTGCGCCATCTGATTTCCGCGGAAGCCCAGCAGTTCGTGATGTTCAAGCTGGCCATGCTGCCCGTGAACGGACGCACCCCGCTGCCGAGGGGTTTTTCCCGCCTGCCCTGGAGCGTTTACAGCGTCAACAGCCGCCTGGATAGATACGAAGCAAATCAAAACCTGCCCCTTTGGCTGGAAAGCTGGAATCGCCTGATAAAAACCCTGCCCGGCCTTTGA
- a CDS encoding ABC transporter permease, which yields MKLDFLAGIGAFTIFIGRVLKSLPRLGKRREEFVIQLKRIGIDSLPLIALTSSFTGLVTALQLVYQGRGYIPDHLFSVLISKSTMIELAPVLTALVMTGKVGAAIAAEIGSMKVSEQLDALRSMSVEPEEFLYLPRIAAGVVAFPLLTVFANMVGIGSAWFFNWVQNGIHYHTFFNNIRSYFQTFDLLSGIVKSIVFGFVITSLACFFGDRTRGGAEGVGRSTMQTVVYSSVWVLVMDFIVAFLILG from the coding sequence ATGAAACTTGATTTCCTCGCCGGAATTGGCGCCTTCACCATCTTCATTGGCAGGGTGCTAAAAAGCCTGCCGCGTTTGGGGAAGCGCCGCGAGGAATTCGTCATCCAGCTCAAGCGCATCGGCATTGATTCACTGCCGCTGATCGCCCTAACCTCATCTTTCACCGGCCTCGTGACCGCGCTGCAGCTTGTCTATCAAGGTCGCGGCTACATTCCGGACCACCTCTTCAGCGTGCTCATCAGCAAATCCACCATGATTGAGCTGGCGCCGGTGCTCACGGCTTTGGTAATGACTGGTAAAGTGGGCGCCGCCATTGCCGCGGAGATCGGCTCCATGAAGGTTAGCGAGCAACTGGACGCTCTGCGCAGTATGAGCGTGGAACCGGAGGAATTTCTTTACCTTCCCCGGATCGCGGCAGGCGTGGTGGCCTTTCCCCTGCTCACTGTCTTTGCCAACATGGTCGGGATCGGTAGTGCCTGGTTTTTCAACTGGGTGCAAAACGGCATCCACTACCACACCTTTTTCAACAACATCCGCAGCTACTTTCAAACCTTCGACCTGCTCAGCGGCATCGTGAAGTCCATCGTGTTCGGCTTCGTGATCACCTCCCTGGCCTGTTTTTTCGGCGACCGAACCAGAGGCGGCGCCGAGGGTGTGGGACGCAGCACCATGCAAACCGTGGTCTATAGCTCCGTGTGGGTGCTGGTGATGGATTTCATCGTGGCTTTCCTGATCCTGGGGTAG
- the dnaB gene encoding replicative DNA helicase, with protein MAKKTESVPKDIIQISDRALPADVNAEAGVLSAMIIDSGIVSKGIETIKEEYFSRAANKLVFRSICELFYEGVETDPVTLASRMERNNTLEKAGGIPYINDLADFVVSSANFDYHLTILTEKALLRHLIVACNGIIESCYSSPKAVKDIVDEAEQAIFKIAELPHQIGFQRFDEISHEVLQTIDAIATKKIPVIGIPSGYGDLDRLTGGFRPGQFIIIAARPAMGKTSLALNIASHAAVNMGKKVAIFTMEMAADEVIMRMFSSASEVNMDAMLKGYGMNEEKMIRIMQASEVLSAKPIYIDESGTNTPLEVRAKVRRLAAEIGGVDLIIIDYLQLMTVPKDRDNRQQEISEISRALKILAKDMKIPVVALSQLNRMLETREDKRPRLADLRESGAIEQDADLVMFIYRDEYYYGEKSEKPGIAEIIVGKNRHGSTGSVDLGFVKEFTLFRSIDTVHET; from the coding sequence ATGCCGAAGCCGGCGTTCTTTCCGCCATGATCATAGATTCGGGCATCGTGAGCAAAGGCATAGAGACTATCAAGGAAGAATACTTTTCCCGCGCAGCGAACAAACTGGTCTTCCGCTCCATCTGCGAGCTATTTTACGAAGGCGTAGAAACCGATCCCGTGACCCTGGCGAGCCGTATGGAACGCAACAACACCCTGGAAAAAGCCGGCGGAATACCCTATATCAACGATCTGGCCGACTTTGTGGTCTCCAGCGCCAATTTCGACTACCATCTCACCATCCTCACCGAAAAAGCCCTGCTGCGTCATCTGATAGTGGCCTGCAACGGCATCATAGAATCCTGCTACAGCTCGCCCAAAGCGGTGAAAGACATCGTTGACGAAGCCGAGCAGGCAATTTTCAAGATAGCCGAACTTCCCCACCAAATTGGCTTCCAGCGTTTTGACGAGATCAGCCACGAGGTGCTGCAGACCATAGACGCCATTGCTACAAAGAAGATTCCGGTGATTGGAATTCCAAGCGGCTACGGCGACCTTGACCGCCTCACCGGCGGTTTCAGGCCTGGCCAGTTCATCATCATCGCCGCGCGCCCCGCCATGGGTAAAACCTCCCTGGCATTGAATATAGCTTCCCACGCTGCGGTGAACATGGGCAAAAAAGTGGCCATCTTCACCATGGAAATGGCCGCGGACGAAGTGATAATGAGGATGTTCAGCAGCGCTTCGGAAGTGAACATGGACGCCATGCTGAAGGGTTACGGCATGAACGAGGAAAAGATGATCCGCATCATGCAGGCTTCCGAAGTGCTCTCCGCCAAACCCATTTACATAGATGAATCCGGCACCAACACCCCCCTGGAAGTCCGGGCAAAGGTCCGGCGCCTTGCCGCTGAAATCGGCGGCGTTGATCTCATCATCATCGACTATTTACAGCTCATGACCGTGCCCAAAGACCGCGACAACCGCCAACAGGAAATATCAGAAATATCCCGCGCGCTGAAAATCCTGGCCAAAGACATGAAAATCCCCGTGGTGGCCCTCTCCCAGCTAAACCGAATGCTGGAAACCCGTGAGGACAAGCGCCCCCGCCTGGCTGACCTGCGTGAGTCAGGCGCCATCGAGCAAGACGCCGACCTGGTGATGTTCATCTACCGCGATGAGTATTATTATGGAGAAAAATCCGAAAAACCCGGCATAGCGGAAATAATCGTGGGAAAAAACCGCCATGGCTCCACAGGTTCGGTGGACCTGGGCTTCGTAAAGGAATTCACCCTCTTCCGTAGCATCGACACTGTGCATGAAACTTGA